A single region of the Mercenaria mercenaria strain notata chromosome 6, MADL_Memer_1, whole genome shotgun sequence genome encodes:
- the LOC123550238 gene encoding uncharacterized protein LOC123550238 produces the protein MATGGSDTCRLSDETFDLLCTVCKRKGKYTEAEKYCVECGDYYCITCVKVHDDVPLLTGHKILSKSQFQSVSTRKQPPVPTERCDKHNHKHVDMYCKNHEDVGCSTCMATEHRLCQEIFYIPNFIQNNARTVNLNNIQQKLETSAKILDEYLEDLQQERQQLLESKADSIEEIRKFRQEINARLDEMEQNSIADLEDRFKVLIKEIEDRMRLLQKNKTSVTSAKDKLSSDKNNVSQEFVNGKRGRKAASNAKAYVEDSKAGFHRKDITIIPDQIILPKLKEMNMLLKVTEEASLFKAKNKKTCNVKIPSDTEVCDISSVCYLEDGSVILCDYINKKLKRLDSSSYTVKEYYDLPGHPWQVCPINKQEVAVSLYMKKEIHVISHSNIMIKTNQIKTNFVCYGLAHADGNLYISDAYTSVYVYSVSGRKLKCVRMDPSGQSKFNIARLAVSEDGSKMYATCWNNGLIILDNNGQVVRKFDGPELQNPLGISQTSSSSLLVVSTHTNNVLQFGLKGQLIGEVIESDTGEKDYTAVACNQNTSRMILSRYDDNNIEVYDIV, from the exons ATGGCTACTGGAGGAAGTGACACATGTAGATTATCAGATGAAACATTTGACTTACTTTGTACAGTGTGTAAACGTAAAGGGAAATACACAGAAGCTGAAAAATATTGTGTTGAATGTGGTGACTACTATTGTATAACCTGTGTCAAAGTTCACGATGATGTCCCATTACTGACTGGGCATAAGATACTCAGTAAGAGCCAGTTTCAGTCCGTGTCTACAAGGAAACAGCCACCAGTTCCAACAGAAAGATGCGACAAACACAATCATAAACATGTAGATATGTACTGCAAGAATCACGAAGACGTTGGCTGTTCAACATGTATGGCTACTGAACAcag GTTATGTCAAGAAATTttctacataccaaatttcatacaaaacAATGCAAGAACAGTAAATCTCAACAACATTCAACAGAAACTTGAAACCTCTGCCAAGATCTTAGATGAATACCTTGAAGACTTACAACAAGAAAGACAACAGCTCTTGGAAAGCAAGGCAGATTCAATTGAAGAAATCAGAAAGTTTAGACAAGAAATTAATGCCAGGCTTGATGAAATGGAGCAGAACTCGATAGCAGATTTAGAAGATAGATTCAAAGTACTGATAAAAGAGATAGAAGACAGAATGAGACTGTTGCAGAAAAATAAAACCAGTGTCACTTCAGCTAAGGATAAATTATCAtcagacaaaaataatgtttcCCAGGAGTTTGTTAATGGAAAGAGGGGGAGAAAAGCTGCAAGCAATGCGAAAGCCTATGTAGAGGACAGTAAAGCTGGATTTCATAGGAAAGATATTACAATCATTCCTGATCAGATAATACTGCCAAAGTTAAAAGAAATGAATATGCTGTTAAAAGTAACAGAGGAAGCTTCtctatttaaagcaaaaaataaaaagacatgTAATGTGAAAATTCCATCAGATACAGAAGTCTGTgatattagctctgtctgttacCTGGAAGATGGATCAGTAATACTGTGCGACTACATCAACAAGAAGCTGAAACGTTTAGACAGTTCCTCCTATACTGTTAAGGAGTACTATGATCTTCCTGGCCATCCATGGCAAGTGTGTCCCATcaacaaacaggaagttgctgtgagtctgtatatgaaaaaagaaattcatgTTATTTCCCACAGcaatataatgataaaaacaaatcaaataaaaactaaCTTTGTATGTTATGGTCTGGCCCATGCAGATGGCAATCTGTACATTTCTGATGCATACACATCAGTGTATGTATACAGTGTATCAGGCAGAAAGCTGAAGTGTGTCAGAATGGACCCTTCAGGACAGTCCAAATTCAATATAGCCAGACTGGCTGTCAGTGAGGATGGTTCCAAAATGTATGCTACTTGCTGGAATAATGGACTCATCATATTAGACAATAATGGACAGGTTGTCAGGAAATTCGATGGTCCAGAGTTACAAAATCCCTTGGGAATATCTCAAACCAGCAGTAGTAGTTTGCTTGTTGTATCCACACATACCAACAATGTGCTGCAGTTTGGACTCAAAGGACAGCTTATTGGGGAGGTAATTGAGTCTGATACTGGAGAAAAGGACTATACAGCAGTTGCTTGTAATCAGAACACATCAAGAATGATCCTCAGTAGGTATGATGATAACAATATTGAAGTGTATGATATAGTCTGA